One genomic segment of Vibrio quintilis includes these proteins:
- the feoB gene encoding Fe(2+) transporter permease subunit FeoB has protein sequence MKYKILTVGNPNSGKTTLFNGLTGAKQQVGNWAGVTVEKKTGKFSHAGNEFLLTDLPGIYALDSGNDSHSIDESIASKSVLSHPADLIINVVDATCLERSLYMTLQLRELGRPMVVVLNKTDALKRERLTIDSAELEKVLGCPVYALSAHNKSQVKQFKESMHKALVQGIPHRELALDYGEEFESMLSSVSPLFEDEEVSARALAIRALGDDSLVLNRLTTESQREVTTTRQQSSLDVYLHVADVRYTFLHNQCQRIRKSQGKLGRRFTELADQVVLNKWAGIPFFFFVMYLMFMFSINIGSAFIDFFDISVGALLVDGGHALLDNHLPVWLTTIIVDGIGGGIQTVATFIPVIACLYLFLAVLESSGYMSRAAFVLDKVMQKIGLPGKAFVPLVLGFGCNVPSIMATRTLDQERERRLSAAMVPFMSCGARLPVYALLAAAFFPESGQNIVFLLYLIGILVAVFTGIVLRHTIYPGSSDSLLMEMPDYEVPTLQNVLIKTWQKLKRFVLGAGKTIVLVVAMLSFLNSVGTDGSFGNEDSEVSVLSKVSQWVTPVFKPIGVEQHNWEATVGIITGIFAKEAVVGTLNSLYSTGGDDEGEFDLAASLKEAVMTIPDNLSSLSYSDPLGIEVGDLSDTATVAEDQGVDTSIFGNLKQNFNGESAAFSYLVFILLYTPCVAALGAYVREFGTRYTKFIAIWTFGLAYCLATLLNQAAHFGEHPVQSGIWITVIVAGGYMLYRWLKHKGNVLEQLEVQLV, from the coding sequence ATGAAATATAAAATTTTAACCGTAGGTAACCCAAACAGTGGGAAGACAACACTATTCAATGGTTTAACTGGTGCCAAACAACAAGTGGGAAATTGGGCTGGTGTCACCGTTGAAAAGAAAACCGGTAAATTTTCTCATGCCGGAAATGAATTTTTGCTGACAGACTTACCAGGTATCTATGCGCTGGACAGCGGTAATGATAGTCACAGCATTGATGAGTCTATTGCATCAAAATCAGTTCTGTCACATCCGGCAGATTTGATTATTAATGTGGTTGACGCGACCTGTCTTGAACGAAGTTTGTACATGACATTACAGCTTCGGGAGCTTGGTCGTCCGATGGTTGTCGTTTTAAACAAAACGGATGCACTGAAAAGAGAAAGATTAACGATTGATAGCGCAGAGTTAGAGAAAGTTTTAGGTTGTCCTGTTTACGCGTTGTCTGCCCATAATAAATCTCAGGTGAAACAGTTCAAAGAAAGTATGCATAAAGCCTTGGTTCAGGGCATTCCTCATCGCGAGCTGGCGCTTGATTATGGTGAAGAATTCGAATCAATGCTTTCTTCTGTTTCGCCTTTATTTGAAGATGAAGAAGTATCTGCAAGAGCGCTGGCGATCAGAGCGTTGGGTGATGACAGTCTGGTTCTGAACCGTCTTACAACAGAAAGTCAGCGTGAGGTTACCACGACACGTCAGCAGAGCTCTTTAGATGTTTATTTGCATGTTGCGGACGTGCGTTATACTTTCCTGCATAACCAATGTCAAAGAATCCGGAAAAGCCAGGGGAAACTCGGACGCAGGTTTACTGAGTTAGCAGACCAGGTTGTCTTGAATAAATGGGCTGGTATTCCATTTTTCTTCTTTGTGATGTATCTGATGTTTATGTTCTCAATTAACATTGGTAGTGCATTTATTGACTTTTTCGATATCTCTGTTGGTGCATTACTTGTGGATGGCGGACATGCATTACTGGATAATCATCTTCCGGTATGGCTGACGACGATCATTGTGGATGGTATTGGTGGTGGTATTCAGACTGTCGCAACCTTTATTCCTGTAATTGCCTGCCTGTATTTATTCCTTGCGGTACTTGAAAGCTCTGGTTACATGTCCCGGGCTGCTTTTGTACTGGACAAAGTGATGCAGAAAATCGGTTTGCCAGGCAAAGCATTTGTTCCGTTAGTTTTGGGCTTTGGATGTAACGTACCATCGATCATGGCAACCCGGACTTTAGATCAGGAAAGAGAAAGACGACTTTCTGCTGCGATGGTGCCATTTATGTCGTGCGGTGCGCGTCTGCCTGTTTACGCCTTACTTGCAGCGGCCTTTTTTCCTGAATCAGGGCAAAATATTGTTTTCCTCCTTTATCTGATTGGTATTTTAGTCGCCGTATTTACCGGAATTGTTTTACGCCATACGATTTATCCCGGAAGCAGTGACAGTTTGTTGATGGAAATGCCTGACTATGAAGTTCCTACACTGCAAAACGTCTTGATTAAAACCTGGCAGAAACTGAAAAGGTTTGTTTTAGGTGCCGGTAAAACTATCGTGTTAGTTGTGGCTATGCTGAGCTTTTTGAATTCTGTCGGTACCGATGGAAGTTTTGGTAATGAAGATAGTGAAGTGTCTGTTTTATCGAAAGTTTCTCAGTGGGTGACCCCTGTATTTAAACCTATTGGTGTTGAGCAACATAACTGGGAAGCGACGGTCGGGATTATTACCGGTATTTTTGCAAAAGAAGCTGTTGTCGGAACGTTGAACAGCTTATATTCAACCGGCGGTGATGATGAGGGCGAGTTTGATCTGGCAGCCAGTCTGAAAGAAGCGGTGATGACCATACCGGATAACCTGAGCTCATTAAGTTATTCTGATCCTCTGGGGATTGAAGTTGGTGATTTATCTGATACAGCAACAGTTGCAGAAGATCAGGGGGTTGATACATCAATCTTTGGTAATCTGAAGCAGAACTTTAATGGTGAATCAGCCGCGTTCTCTTATCTTGTGTTTATTCTGCTTTATACCCCTTGTGTCGCAGCATTAGGCGCTTATGTACGTGAATTTGGTACCCGGTATACGAAGTTTATCGCGATCTGGACGTTTGGTTTGGCTTATTGTCTGGCGACATTATTGAATCAGGCCGCACATTTTGGTGAGCATCCTGTACAAAGTGGTATCTGGATTACTGTGATTGTTGCTGGTGGATATATGCTTTACCGCTGGTTGAAACACAAGGGAAATGTCTTAGAACAACTCGAGGTTCAGTTAGTATGA
- a CDS encoding FeoA family protein yields MKLTQLEAGQSAQVKTFHHLSESVRKRLMVMGILPETSIRLVRRAPLGDPLQVEVRGVLLAVRETIASAIEVGDVE; encoded by the coding sequence ATGAAACTAACTCAACTTGAAGCAGGGCAAAGCGCACAGGTGAAAACTTTTCACCACCTTTCAGAATCTGTCAGAAAACGTTTAATGGTTATGGGAATATTACCTGAAACATCCATTCGGTTAGTCAGACGGGCACCTTTGGGAGATCCCTTACAGGTTGAAGTCCGGGGAGTGCTACTTGCAGTCAGGGAGACGATCGCCTCTGCGATTGAAGTCGGAGATGTGGAATGA
- the znuA gene encoding zinc ABC transporter substrate-binding protein ZnuA translates to MKYFRFILLFTASALFSLPSFAMNVLTSVKPIQLICYELMAGISKPDVLLAANTSPHDYALRPSDVKRIRQADLIIWFGEGLEPFLTKSLSRHPNVLTISQLPDVHFRHFEPGHHDDGHHHHGNIDPHFWLGIDVVRDVATEITKRLAVADPEHAEQYQSNLSDFIRKLDKTDTQIRNELSSVHAQPYYVFHDAYAYFEKRYHLNNIGHFTVNPDRKPGAKTLIKIRKVLSQQPGICIFAEPQFLPAVINSVTRGTDAKKGTLDPLATDIEVSAGGYFRFINHITKQFTNCLNN, encoded by the coding sequence ATGAAGTATTTCCGTTTCATACTACTTTTTACTGCTTCGGCATTATTTTCTTTACCATCTTTCGCAATGAATGTACTGACCAGTGTTAAGCCGATACAGCTTATTTGCTATGAGTTGATGGCAGGTATCAGTAAGCCGGACGTATTGCTTGCTGCAAATACATCGCCGCATGATTATGCACTACGGCCTTCAGATGTAAAGCGAATCAGGCAAGCTGATTTAATTATATGGTTTGGAGAGGGGCTGGAGCCATTTCTTACCAAATCATTGAGTCGTCATCCAAATGTATTAACGATTAGTCAGTTGCCTGATGTTCATTTCAGACATTTTGAGCCTGGCCATCATGATGACGGACACCACCATCATGGCAACATTGACCCACATTTTTGGCTGGGGATTGATGTCGTTCGTGATGTTGCAACTGAAATAACGAAACGTTTGGCTGTTGCGGATCCGGAACATGCTGAGCAATATCAATCTAATTTGTCTGATTTTATCAGAAAACTGGATAAAACGGATACGCAGATAAGGAATGAATTATCCTCAGTCCATGCGCAGCCTTATTATGTTTTTCATGATGCATATGCATACTTCGAAAAGCGTTATCATTTAAATAATATCGGCCATTTTACGGTAAATCCTGATCGGAAACCCGGGGCAAAAACCCTGATAAAAATCAGAAAAGTTTTGAGCCAGCAGCCTGGAATCTGTATTTTTGCTGAGCCTCAGTTTTTACCGGCTGTGATTAATTCAGTGACGCGTGGAACTGATGCAAAGAAAGGGACATTAGATCCTCTGGCTACGGACATTGAAGTCAGTGCCGGCGGTTACTTCCGTTTTATTAATCATATCACTAAGCAGTTTACAAATTGCTTAAATAATTAA
- the znuC gene encoding zinc ABC transporter ATP-binding protein ZnuC: protein MSSLIKLENICVEFNRRLVLDHVSLSVDRGTITTLIGPNGAGKSTLVKVLLGLQPIHSGKIIKPERLKIGYVPQKLRLNEALPLTVIRFLKLAGRFSQQEQMSALKLVGAEHLTNHNMHQLSGGESQRILLARALLQRPDLLVLDEPTQGVDVQGQIDLYNLIHSLRQRFECAVFMVSHDLHLVMAKTDHVICLQHHICCHGAPAEITRHPKYIALFGQPTDETFAFYNHQHQHYHDLSGYPVSGEATECHHHSHEHHHHD from the coding sequence ATGTCCTCTCTTATAAAATTAGAAAATATCTGTGTTGAGTTCAACCGGAGGTTGGTTCTGGATCATGTCAGTCTCTCTGTAGACAGAGGAACAATCACAACTCTGATTGGCCCGAATGGTGCGGGGAAATCAACATTAGTGAAAGTATTACTCGGACTACAACCCATTCATTCCGGGAAAATCATCAAACCAGAACGCCTGAAAATCGGATATGTCCCGCAAAAACTACGTTTAAATGAGGCCTTGCCTCTGACAGTCATAAGATTTCTTAAACTTGCAGGACGCTTCAGTCAGCAGGAACAAATGAGCGCATTAAAATTAGTTGGTGCTGAACATTTAACCAACCACAACATGCATCAGTTATCTGGTGGCGAAAGTCAACGGATTTTACTGGCCCGGGCTTTATTACAACGACCCGATCTACTCGTTCTTGATGAACCGACACAAGGTGTTGATGTTCAGGGACAAATCGATCTCTATAATTTAATTCATTCTCTGAGACAACGATTTGAATGTGCCGTTTTCATGGTTTCCCATGATCTCCATTTAGTCATGGCTAAAACGGACCATGTTATTTGCCTGCAGCATCATATTTGTTGTCATGGTGCACCGGCTGAGATCACCCGCCATCCTAAATATATCGCTTTGTTTGGTCAGCCCACTGACGAAACTTTTGCATTTTATAACCATCAGCATCAACACTACCATGATCTGTCCGGATACCCGGTATCCGGAGAGGCAACAGAGTGTCACCATCACTCCCACGAGCATCATCACCATGATTGA
- the znuB gene encoding zinc ABC transporter permease subunit ZnuB yields the protein MIDLLIPSILAGLGIALISGPLGSFVVWRKMAYFGDTLSHASLMGLAFGFLLDINLNLALVVCCLMIAAVLVTMQKQKVISTDTLLGILAHSSLSIGLIAVSFLNDVRIDLMSYLFGDLLAIAPDDLYFIWGGVVVIAAILYFIWQPLLSSTVNEELAAVEGTPTDLMRLLLMLMIGLVIAVGMKFVGALIMTSLLIIPSAAARKISKTPEQMAIFASCIGCIAVLSGLWLSWEFDTPAGPSVVVSASFLFLLFNFIKTGQKI from the coding sequence ATGATTGATCTATTAATTCCTTCAATTCTTGCCGGTCTTGGAATCGCGCTGATATCAGGACCCTTAGGCTCTTTTGTCGTCTGGCGTAAAATGGCTTATTTCGGTGATACTCTATCCCATGCATCCCTGATGGGTTTAGCGTTTGGTTTTTTGCTGGATATCAACCTGAACCTTGCACTGGTAGTTTGCTGTCTGATGATTGCAGCTGTACTTGTCACCATGCAAAAACAAAAAGTGATATCAACCGATACACTGCTGGGAATACTTGCCCATAGTTCATTGTCGATTGGTTTGATAGCTGTCAGCTTTCTGAATGATGTTCGTATTGACCTGATGAGCTATCTGTTCGGCGATTTACTGGCCATAGCCCCAGATGACTTGTATTTCATCTGGGGCGGTGTTGTCGTGATTGCGGCTATTTTATATTTCATCTGGCAACCACTTTTATCATCAACCGTCAATGAAGAACTCGCCGCAGTAGAAGGCACACCAACTGATTTGATGCGATTATTACTGATGTTGATGATCGGGCTGGTCATTGCGGTGGGAATGAAATTTGTTGGTGCATTGATAATGACATCTTTGCTCATCATTCCTTCAGCTGCTGCCAGAAAAATTTCCAAAACACCGGAACAAATGGCGATATTTGCTTCGTGTATTGGCTGTATCGCTGTCTTGTCCGGGTTATGGCTTTCATGGGAATTTGATACACCGGCAGGACCATCTGTTGTCGTCTCTGCAAGCTTTCTGTTTCTTCTGTTTAATTTCATAAAAACCGGTCAAAAAATCTGA